A region of the Cyanobium usitatum str. Tous genome:
CAGTTCTTGTTATTAAGTTCTCGTATTGTATCGCGATGCATTGCGGATGTGTTGACCAATACATCACTCTTTTGTTATCAAACTTCCAGCGACGAATTGATTTGCTAAGCGAGCCATAGCGTCGATTGAGTGACGCTATGGTGTCTTTAGGATTGCGGATGATGAGTATAATTTTGGTGTCTGGTGCACAGTCTAAGATGAAGCGGAGATTACGCACATGCTTTGGCGTTTTCTCGACCCAACAACTTGCGTTGTGATGGACGGCTTCTTGCTCAAAAAGTTCAACGTTGCTTCGGTAGATCGAATATCTTTCCTTCTTCGCTATGCCTGTCTCCCCTGGCAGCGCGTAGATTTCCGAGTGGGCTCCAATTAGACGAGTCAGGATTGATGTTCCGGAATGACCGCAGCCGCAGACGTGAATTCCTCCTCTGATCTCAGGCCTCCATAACTTCCACATCGCTTTACTTGTCGCAGTTTGTATTTTGGCAAGCTTGGTCAATCCAAAGAGTCTTGATCCATGGCGTCGGCATGATGAATTTGCGTAAAAGCGATAGTTGTCTTTCTTTCCATACGCGGAGTAGGTGGCTGCGCCGACCTTGATAAGGAGGTGAGGTTGGGGACCATTTGCCAACCATGGCTTCGCTAGGATTCGGGCCTCCAGGAAATGTGATTATTCGAGATCCTTTCGGAATGACCGCTGGCCTAAATAGTCGCCATGGCATTGGGCCAAGGCAGTGAAGGCGAAAATGTCTTGTCCAGCCTCTTGGCCAAAATTTTAGAAATTTTTTAGTGCTATGCGTGATGTAATGCTGTTCAAACTGAAAACGATCCGCAATAGCTTGTGGGTCTTTTTGAAAGATTGCTAAGATGTCAGGATGGGCTCCAATTGGAAATCGAAAGACCGATGTTTGACCTAGCCCGCTTAGCGGACGAGCCCAATTCCTTTCTAGAATAATATCCTCGGGATCGCCAAAGTTGAAATAACAATCAATATTGTCAAGGATGATGCTGTCAAGGTCGAGAAATAAGACAGTTCCATTTAGATACTGCTCAATTTCTTTGCCCCAAAGGGCAACCTTTTTCCATTTTCCACGGGTCTTGGTGGGGGGGGTGCAGCCAAGTTCAGGAATGG
Encoded here:
- a CDS encoding sulfotransferase family protein codes for the protein MTKLAKIQTATSKAMWKLWRPEIRGGIHVCGCGHSGTSILTRLIGAHSEIYALPGETGIAKKERYSIYRSNVELFEQEAVHHNASCWVEKTPKHVRNLRFILDCAPDTKIILIIRNPKDTIASLNRRYGSLSKSIRRWKFDNKRVMYWSTHPQCIAIQYENLITRTESTLAQVMQFLGKTFESEQLNFHSQQVTWYKSTQNSPLDGDGTRLEDQGSLVNTDLQLNGVLAMPEAIDESQYGSEVHHNTYRNYQINQPLFNNIGNHRKYLTDAEIDRISQACRSLALAMCYDDIDAFSS